The proteins below come from a single Corynebacterium glyciniphilum AJ 3170 genomic window:
- a CDS encoding AbrB family transcriptional regulator produces MCTELGVPASWIFAFLVSFGAYAILSDRQTTPPTRLMQPAQVVIAMVCVAPLVELDGATVAGYVTPTVLALVVTLAVCAAAAFFLHRSGAASAVSSLLATLAGGASGMTVLAAELKEDVRFVVLTQYLRLSLVVLTLPAFVHLFAGGGDTGSGEDTAGDADSVAWWFPEPRSVLGALVVWGVVWLLVRLTRRVAKLPVPYLLLSMLLTWVAGTVGVPDQWLRPEGLLLVFAYAVIGVQAGGTLTKSALRQFSHSLPLILTAVASMIVGAIVAALLIAHFSDVPLLDAYLATVPGGIYAVLAFAHEAGSEPIVTVVQVMRTLAMLVIGAYLPTIIGWWGKRRRN; encoded by the coding sequence GTGTGTACTGAGCTCGGTGTCCCTGCGTCCTGGATATTCGCTTTCCTGGTCTCATTCGGTGCCTACGCGATCCTCTCTGACCGGCAGACCACCCCACCGACGCGACTGATGCAACCGGCCCAGGTGGTCATTGCGATGGTGTGCGTCGCGCCGCTGGTCGAACTCGACGGGGCCACGGTCGCGGGGTACGTGACGCCGACGGTGCTGGCACTCGTGGTTACGTTGGCGGTGTGCGCGGCGGCCGCGTTCTTCCTTCACCGTTCGGGCGCGGCCAGTGCGGTCAGCTCCCTGTTGGCGACGTTGGCCGGGGGAGCGAGCGGCATGACGGTGCTCGCCGCCGAACTGAAGGAGGACGTGCGCTTCGTCGTCCTCACTCAGTATCTGCGACTGTCGTTGGTGGTACTGACACTGCCCGCCTTCGTGCACCTCTTCGCCGGAGGTGGGGATACCGGTTCCGGGGAGGACACCGCCGGCGACGCTGACTCCGTGGCGTGGTGGTTTCCTGAACCCCGTTCCGTCCTTGGTGCCCTCGTGGTCTGGGGAGTGGTGTGGTTGCTCGTGCGGCTGACGCGCCGGGTGGCGAAACTACCGGTACCGTATCTTCTGTTGTCGATGCTCCTGACCTGGGTCGCCGGAACGGTCGGAGTGCCGGACCAGTGGCTGCGCCCGGAGGGGCTCTTACTGGTGTTCGCCTATGCGGTGATCGGCGTCCAAGCAGGTGGGACGCTCACGAAGTCGGCGTTGAGACAGTTCAGCCACAGCCTGCCCCTGATCCTCACAGCGGTGGCGTCGATGATTGTCGGCGCGATCGTCGCCGCACTACTGATCGCCCACTTCAGTGATGTCCCGCTGCTGGACGCCTATCTGGCCACCGTGCCCGGAGGGATCTATGCTGTGCTGGCTTTCGCCCATGAAGCGGGGTCGGAGCCGATCGTCACCGTGGTCCAGGTGATGCGCACCCTGGCGATGTTGGTCATCGGTGCTTACCTGCCCACGATCATCGGCTGGTGGGGGAAGCGTCGGAGGAACTGA
- a CDS encoding rhomboid family intramembrane serine protease: MTGTSPATSATSGKTRFRDRGRFGQALVTTLVFLAVLWAVQIINWASGNRLVSFGIHPLDFSRFWGIVPAPFIHVNFSHLIANTPAVAVLLFLVALSGQKAVWASTIVTTIVAGVGVFFFGGENTVHVGASILIYGWAVFLAVRGFFTRSIPEILLGIVVLVVYAGLFWGILPNQPGVSWQGHLFGGVGGAMTAWGAGRPAVKHRRQAKAVDAKV, encoded by the coding sequence ATGACCGGGACATCACCTGCAACCTCTGCGACATCTGGCAAAACCCGTTTCCGCGACCGTGGCCGGTTCGGGCAGGCGCTGGTCACCACGCTGGTGTTCCTCGCCGTGCTGTGGGCTGTCCAGATCATCAACTGGGCCTCCGGCAACCGCCTCGTCTCGTTCGGCATTCACCCGCTGGACTTCTCCCGTTTCTGGGGGATCGTCCCGGCACCGTTCATCCACGTCAACTTCTCCCACCTGATCGCCAATACGCCGGCCGTGGCAGTCCTGCTGTTCCTCGTCGCCCTGTCGGGGCAGAAGGCGGTGTGGGCGTCTACGATCGTGACGACCATCGTTGCCGGCGTCGGTGTGTTCTTCTTCGGCGGTGAGAACACCGTGCATGTGGGGGCATCCATCCTGATCTACGGGTGGGCGGTGTTCCTCGCCGTACGCGGCTTCTTCACCCGCAGCATCCCCGAGATCCTGCTCGGCATCGTGGTCCTCGTGGTCTACGCGGGCCTGTTCTGGGGAATCCTGCCTAATCAGCCCGGAGTGAGCTGGCAGGGGCACCTCTTCGGCGGAGTCGGTGGGGCGATGACCGCCTGGGGTGCAGGACGTCCGGCGGTGAAGCACCGTCGGCAGGCTAAGGCCGTGGACGCGAAGGTGTGA
- the murI gene encoding glutamate racemase, translating to MNDLSPVTAAPAATAPVGIFDSGVGGLTVARSIIDQLPGESVIYIGDTANSPYGDKPLATVRQLATAIADQLVERGCKMIVVACNSASAAFLRDARERYPIPVVEVILPAVRRAVSVTRNNRIGVIGTQATVTSGAYQDLFAASPNVEVVAQACPQFVPFIERGITSGRQLLGLAETYLEPLKDAGVDTVVLGCTHYPLLTGVIQLVMGEDVTLVSSAEETAKMVYRSLSENDLLAEPVPGTAPELTFESTGDPARFASLASRFLGPSVAGVSKIPEMLR from the coding sequence ATGAACGACCTCTCTCCGGTGACCGCCGCACCAGCCGCCACAGCGCCCGTCGGGATCTTCGACTCCGGGGTCGGCGGGTTGACCGTGGCACGCTCCATCATCGACCAGCTGCCCGGCGAATCGGTGATCTACATCGGGGACACAGCCAACTCACCCTACGGTGACAAACCCCTGGCCACCGTGCGGCAACTCGCCACCGCGATCGCCGACCAGCTCGTGGAACGCGGATGCAAGATGATCGTGGTCGCCTGCAACTCCGCCTCCGCAGCATTCCTGCGGGACGCCCGTGAGCGCTACCCCATCCCTGTCGTCGAAGTGATCCTGCCGGCGGTGCGCCGGGCGGTGTCGGTGACCCGGAACAACCGCATCGGTGTCATCGGGACGCAGGCTACGGTCACCTCCGGGGCCTACCAGGACCTGTTCGCCGCGAGCCCGAACGTGGAGGTCGTTGCGCAGGCGTGCCCGCAGTTCGTGCCCTTCATTGAACGAGGCATCACCTCCGGACGCCAGCTGCTGGGGCTGGCGGAAACCTATCTGGAACCGTTGAAGGACGCCGGGGTGGACACCGTGGTTCTCGGATGCACCCATTATCCACTGCTCACCGGCGTGATTCAGCTGGTGATGGGGGAGGACGTCACGCTGGTGTCCTCGGCGGAGGAGACCGCCAAGATGGTGTACCGCAGCCTGTCGGAGAATGATCTCCTCGCCGAACCCGTACCGGGGACGGCTCCCGAGCTGACCTTCGAGTCCACCGGGGACCCCGCCCGCTTCGCCAGTCTGGCCTCCCGGTTTCTGGGGCCGTCGGTGGCCGGTGTCAGCAAGATTCCGGAGATGCTGCGTTAG
- a CDS encoding DUF3618 domain-containing protein produces the protein MARTIDSIQSDIERTREQLAKTLDELSVRAAPKNLADEAKTQVSNVLAQPKVQLIIGGVVAGVGLVVALTVAGKRNEKKQIKEIQRLLADARS, from the coding sequence GTGGCCCGCACCATCGACTCTATCCAGAGCGACATCGAACGCACCCGTGAACAGCTCGCGAAGACTCTGGACGAGCTCAGCGTCCGCGCGGCACCGAAGAATCTGGCGGACGAGGCGAAGACCCAGGTCTCCAACGTCCTCGCCCAGCCGAAGGTCCAGTTGATTATCGGCGGCGTCGTCGCAGGTGTGGGCCTCGTCGTCGCACTGACGGTGGCGGGCAAGCGCAACGAGAAGAAGCAGATCAAGGAAATCCAGCGCCTGCTGGCAGACGCCAGGTCCTGA
- the rph gene encoding ribonuclease PH has translation MSASEPSVPSVNFTRADGRAVDQLRNVRITRGFTTNPAGSVLVEFGDTRVMCTASVSEGVPRFKRDSGEGWLTAEYAMLPSATADRMQRESVKGKVKGRTQEISRLVGRSLRAAVDLRALGENTVNIDCDVLQADGGTRTASITGAYVALADALAVLQQRGVVPGEPLLDPVAAVSVGIIDGVGCLDLPYEEDSRADVDMNVVMTEEGHFVEIQGTGENAEFSRDELSVMLDLAEGGLRDLTALQRKALEADLGQAVTL, from the coding sequence ATGAGTGCTTCTGAACCATCCGTACCATCCGTGAATTTCACCCGTGCCGATGGCCGCGCCGTCGACCAGCTGAGGAACGTCCGTATCACCCGGGGCTTCACCACCAATCCTGCAGGCAGCGTGCTTGTCGAGTTCGGCGACACCCGCGTGATGTGTACCGCCAGTGTCTCCGAGGGAGTGCCGCGGTTCAAGCGGGACTCCGGTGAAGGCTGGTTGACCGCTGAATACGCCATGCTGCCGTCGGCCACCGCCGACCGTATGCAGCGCGAATCGGTCAAAGGCAAGGTCAAGGGCCGCACCCAGGAGATTTCCCGACTGGTAGGTCGCTCGCTGCGCGCGGCGGTGGATCTGCGCGCTCTCGGTGAGAACACCGTGAACATCGACTGTGATGTGCTGCAGGCCGACGGTGGTACCCGTACCGCCTCGATCACCGGCGCCTATGTGGCACTGGCCGATGCCCTGGCCGTGCTGCAGCAGCGCGGCGTCGTTCCCGGTGAGCCACTGCTTGACCCCGTCGCCGCCGTATCCGTCGGCATCATCGACGGTGTGGGGTGTCTGGACCTGCCCTACGAGGAGGACAGTCGTGCCGATGTGGACATGAATGTCGTGATGACCGAAGAAGGCCACTTCGTGGAGATCCAGGGCACCGGTGAGAACGCCGAGTTCAGTCGGGACGAATTGTCCGTGATGCTGGACCTGGCAGAAGGCGGACTGCGGGATCTGACCGCCCTGCAGCGCAAGGCGCTCGAGGCTGATCTGGGGCAGGCGGTGACACTGTGA
- a CDS encoding non-canonical purine NTP pyrophosphatase, whose amino-acid sequence MKVLVASRNAKKLAELHRVLDAAGVDGIELLSLRDVEDYPETPETGATFEENALIKARDGVRFAGLPTVADDSGLCVDALNGMPGVLSARWSGGHDTGDGAADEANNRLLLGQTADVPDERRGAGFVSACALVVPAEMAGRLDGEEEVTVRGVWRGMLLREPRGENGFGYDPLFSPDEEPQKSSAELSPERKDELSHRGRALAELVPYLTALRG is encoded by the coding sequence ATCAAAGTGCTGGTAGCGTCACGCAACGCCAAGAAACTCGCTGAACTGCATCGCGTGCTCGACGCCGCGGGTGTCGACGGTATCGAGCTGTTGAGCCTGCGCGACGTCGAAGATTATCCCGAGACCCCGGAGACCGGTGCCACGTTTGAGGAGAACGCACTGATCAAGGCTAGAGACGGTGTCCGGTTCGCAGGTCTGCCCACCGTCGCCGACGATTCCGGACTGTGCGTTGACGCCCTCAACGGCATGCCGGGCGTACTCTCAGCGCGGTGGTCCGGTGGCCACGACACCGGCGACGGTGCAGCGGACGAGGCCAACAACCGTCTGCTGCTCGGCCAGACCGCCGACGTTCCCGACGAACGCCGGGGTGCCGGATTCGTCTCCGCCTGCGCCCTGGTGGTCCCTGCTGAGATGGCGGGACGACTCGACGGTGAGGAGGAAGTCACGGTACGCGGTGTGTGGCGGGGGATGTTGTTGCGCGAGCCGCGGGGCGAGAACGGATTCGGATACGACCCGTTGTTCTCCCCGGACGAGGAGCCGCAGAAGTCCTCCGCCGAGTTGAGCCCGGAACGCAAGGACGAGCTGTCCCACCGTGGCCGCGCCCTGGCTGAACTCGTGCCGTACCTGACGGCGCTGCGTGGCTGA
- a CDS encoding phage holin family protein, whose translation MGLIWNFLVRAVGTAVGLWVVTYFISGVTVTAPAEPLVGNGENDRLWVFLGCAAVILLLNMTVRPVLRLLGLPLTILTLGLFALVINAGVFLLAEIVAQAVGLGLDIATFGAAFWGAIIMALVSWILGPITGLLSARR comes from the coding sequence ATGGGACTTATCTGGAACTTCCTCGTCCGCGCCGTCGGCACCGCCGTGGGGTTGTGGGTCGTGACCTACTTCATCAGTGGTGTCACGGTCACAGCGCCGGCTGAACCCCTCGTCGGTAACGGTGAGAACGACCGGTTGTGGGTGTTCCTGGGCTGTGCTGCGGTGATCCTGTTGCTCAACATGACTGTCCGTCCGGTCCTACGGCTTCTGGGACTCCCACTGACCATTCTCACGCTGGGCCTGTTCGCCCTGGTGATCAACGCCGGGGTCTTCCTGCTGGCGGAGATCGTGGCGCAGGCGGTGGGACTCGGCCTCGACATCGCGACATTCGGTGCGGCATTCTGGGGTGCGATCATCATGGCGTTGGTCAGCTGGATTCTCGGGCCGATTACCGGGCTGCTCTCTGCCCGACGCTGA
- a CDS encoding amidohydrolase gives MPVTVEPAEIVAETALDREWLTSLYKEFHRRPELSGAEEWTAGRIADELDRFSDWEVTTGIGGHGITAVLRNGEGPTVLFRSDFDGLPVAENTGVDYASTHAQLDAQGQRVPTMHACGHDAHTSSALGALSIIDASREKWQGTVIFLFQPAEEASIGAHGMVTDGLRSIVPRPDVCLGQHVVPGPSGQVYTAPGPVLTSSTTIEITLFGRGAHASMPHRAVDPVVLAASVVMKLQTVVSRELPPGKFAVITVASVEAGKANNVIPDSARLALSCRFYEESVRTRAVDAIKRIVRSEAAAAGCEREPEFRFLGLLAATDNDSTAYAVVRPHFDRFFGEQSQEMEPWTASEDFSVIPRAFNAPYLFWTVGITPLKQWRRAEAADRLDIDIPTNHNPGFLPDLSTLPVTTQAAALAILGCLTHQWPEAPAGWSPDTGAEATDIDAAAVRRAKVETSQAD, from the coding sequence GTGCCCGTGACCGTCGAACCCGCTGAGATCGTCGCAGAGACAGCGCTTGACCGGGAGTGGCTCACCAGCCTGTACAAGGAGTTCCACCGACGCCCTGAGCTTTCCGGGGCCGAAGAGTGGACCGCCGGGCGGATCGCCGACGAACTGGACAGGTTCAGCGACTGGGAGGTGACCACCGGCATCGGTGGTCACGGCATCACCGCCGTCCTGCGTAACGGCGAGGGGCCCACCGTGCTCTTCCGCTCCGATTTCGACGGACTACCGGTCGCGGAGAACACCGGCGTCGACTACGCCTCGACCCATGCCCAACTGGATGCCCAAGGCCAGCGCGTGCCCACCATGCACGCCTGTGGGCACGATGCGCACACCTCCAGCGCCCTCGGTGCCCTGTCGATCATCGACGCTTCCCGTGAGAAGTGGCAGGGAACCGTGATCTTCCTGTTCCAGCCTGCCGAAGAGGCCTCTATCGGCGCCCATGGCATGGTTACTGACGGGCTGCGCTCCATCGTCCCGCGTCCCGACGTCTGTCTTGGTCAGCATGTGGTTCCCGGTCCGTCGGGTCAGGTGTACACCGCCCCGGGGCCGGTTCTGACTAGCTCTACGACCATCGAGATCACCCTGTTCGGCCGGGGTGCGCATGCCTCCATGCCGCACCGGGCGGTGGACCCGGTGGTGCTTGCCGCGTCGGTGGTGATGAAGTTGCAGACCGTGGTGTCGCGTGAGCTGCCGCCAGGGAAGTTCGCCGTGATCACGGTCGCCTCCGTGGAGGCGGGGAAGGCGAACAACGTCATCCCGGACTCGGCGCGTCTGGCCTTGAGCTGCCGCTTCTACGAGGAGTCGGTGCGGACCAGGGCGGTGGATGCCATTAAACGTATCGTGCGGTCTGAGGCTGCCGCAGCCGGTTGTGAGCGCGAGCCGGAGTTCCGGTTTCTCGGCCTGCTGGCGGCCACCGACAACGACAGCACCGCCTATGCGGTGGTTCGCCCCCATTTCGACCGGTTTTTCGGCGAGCAATCCCAGGAGATGGAACCCTGGACTGCGTCGGAGGACTTCTCCGTGATCCCTCGGGCGTTCAACGCACCGTACCTGTTCTGGACGGTGGGGATTACGCCGTTGAAGCAGTGGCGGCGTGCTGAGGCCGCTGACCGTCTCGACATCGACATCCCGACGAACCACAACCCCGGGTTCCTCCCGGATCTGTCGACGCTGCCGGTGACCACACAGGCTGCCGCGCTGGCAATACTGGGATGCCTGACACATCAGTGGCCGGAGGCGCCGGCCGGGTGGTCACCGGATACCGGGGCGGAGGCCACTGACATCGATGCCGCCGCGGTGCGACGGGCGAAAGTCGAGACCTCGCAGGCAGACTGA
- a CDS encoding neutral/alkaline non-lysosomal ceramidase N-terminal domain-containing protein produces MTDFSRRTFFAGIAALGGTVLWSSVQPTSVPRAVAGTAHRDSPDSSEGPGMSVGRGIADATGEPLGAGMDGYAVQEQTTVGIRQRLYSRAFIFDDGAQRFCHVTVDTPLMFQSVFLEVLRRLRETYGDTYRSDNVVVSATHTHVGPGGRSGHAMVDLVSLGFRPVTFEAQVSGVVRSIQRAHDDVAPAELTLVSGEIDGVGQNRSRQAFDRNPAADKAENPEGVDRTSVTLHVARDGSPVGLINWYSVHAISFSHKIRHISGDNKGFAAYSYESAAGVDHRNLAAASFVAAFAQGTPGDVTPNHGLVPESGPGGPGAEGQKRSVEILGQRQVDGARGSGTEINTLAARPGLDGRTCWTDMDAVEVDGRWTPDGMRGRTGPAVLGAAFAASSQEDGGGLDVDLGINEGERGGSPWVGQLNALAPIPEDVRRIHAPKDMLLPMGYIDGMIQQRHLFGVWRIGGLVLVYLGFEPTVTSGLRIRRTVAEAMDVPSDNVVVQGYSCGYGHYITTPEEYGQQDYEGGATAFGRLELPAVQQTVHALATALAGGVAIDHGAPAGDLTGRIPASPAAISVLDTPPVGRRFGDVLSGDGEVTAGQAVAVRFVGANPNNDLRLEDSYLLVESADGAVVAHDSSWSTLLTFDRAFTETTVTVEWDTTGAEPGDYRIVLRGAGKDIHGTVRPFTGTASVRVV; encoded by the coding sequence ATGACCGATTTCTCACGCAGGACGTTCTTCGCCGGGATCGCGGCACTCGGCGGCACGGTGTTGTGGTCGTCCGTCCAGCCGACGAGCGTGCCTCGCGCGGTGGCCGGGACGGCGCACCGTGATTCCCCGGACAGCTCCGAGGGGCCTGGAATGTCGGTGGGCCGAGGTATCGCCGACGCCACCGGTGAGCCGCTCGGGGCGGGGATGGACGGCTATGCGGTGCAGGAACAGACCACGGTCGGTATCCGGCAACGGCTGTACTCCCGCGCTTTCATCTTCGACGATGGTGCCCAGCGTTTCTGCCACGTCACCGTCGATACGCCGCTGATGTTCCAGTCCGTGTTCCTGGAGGTTCTGCGTCGTCTGCGGGAGACCTACGGGGATACGTACCGCAGCGACAATGTGGTGGTCAGCGCCACCCACACCCATGTCGGCCCGGGTGGCCGGTCCGGTCACGCGATGGTCGACCTGGTGTCCCTGGGCTTCCGTCCGGTGACCTTCGAGGCCCAGGTGTCAGGGGTCGTCCGATCGATCCAACGCGCCCATGACGACGTCGCCCCGGCCGAACTCACCCTCGTCAGCGGCGAGATCGACGGAGTCGGACAGAACCGTTCGCGGCAGGCATTCGACCGGAATCCGGCGGCCGACAAGGCCGAGAACCCGGAGGGGGTGGACCGCACGTCGGTCACCTTGCACGTCGCCCGGGACGGCAGTCCCGTCGGTTTGATCAACTGGTACTCGGTGCATGCCATCAGCTTCAGCCACAAGATTCGTCACATCTCAGGCGACAACAAGGGCTTCGCCGCCTATTCCTACGAATCCGCTGCGGGCGTTGATCACCGTAATCTCGCCGCGGCATCCTTCGTCGCCGCTTTCGCTCAGGGGACGCCGGGTGACGTGACGCCCAACCACGGCCTGGTGCCGGAGTCGGGCCCCGGCGGACCCGGCGCAGAAGGACAGAAGAGATCCGTGGAGATCCTCGGCCAACGTCAAGTGGACGGAGCCCGGGGATCCGGCACGGAAATCAACACGCTGGCAGCACGGCCCGGCCTGGACGGACGCACCTGCTGGACGGACATGGACGCGGTCGAGGTGGATGGACGCTGGACGCCGGACGGGATGCGCGGGCGGACCGGGCCGGCCGTTCTCGGCGCTGCCTTTGCTGCGTCCAGCCAAGAGGACGGTGGCGGACTCGACGTCGACCTGGGGATCAATGAAGGCGAACGCGGCGGCTCGCCGTGGGTAGGACAGCTCAACGCACTAGCGCCGATTCCTGAGGACGTCCGCCGCATTCACGCGCCGAAGGACATGCTCCTGCCGATGGGGTACATCGACGGCATGATCCAGCAACGACATCTCTTCGGAGTGTGGCGTATCGGCGGGCTGGTCCTTGTGTACCTCGGGTTCGAGCCCACGGTGACCTCGGGGCTCCGAATCCGTCGGACGGTGGCAGAGGCCATGGACGTCCCGTCCGACAATGTCGTGGTGCAGGGGTACTCCTGCGGGTACGGTCACTACATCACCACGCCAGAGGAGTACGGGCAGCAGGACTACGAAGGCGGTGCGACGGCGTTCGGACGTCTTGAACTACCGGCTGTCCAGCAGACCGTGCATGCGCTGGCCACTGCATTGGCTGGCGGGGTGGCGATCGACCACGGGGCACCGGCCGGTGATCTCACCGGGAGGATTCCCGCGAGCCCGGCTGCGATCTCGGTCCTGGACACCCCTCCCGTGGGGCGACGGTTCGGCGACGTGCTCTCCGGTGACGGCGAGGTGACCGCCGGGCAAGCAGTCGCCGTGCGGTTCGTCGGAGCGAACCCGAACAATGACCTGCGACTGGAGGACAGCTATCTGCTGGTGGAGTCGGCCGACGGTGCCGTTGTCGCCCATGACTCGTCCTGGTCGACACTGTTGACCTTTGACCGCGCCTTCACCGAGACGACTGTCACCGTGGAATGGGACACCACCGGGGCAGAGCCCGGTGACTACCGGATCGTCCTGCGTGGGGCGGGGAAGGACATCCACGGCACTGTACGTCCCTTCACGGGGACGGCGTCGGTCCGGGTTGTCTGA
- a CDS encoding DUF3817 domain-containing protein: MTTPTTIPVTPERQRRVRGALTRYSVLAYITGLFLLFLCVEMILKYLVFPPMDIEAPGWFSVVAIVHGWIFLVYCGTCLDLGVKARWAPVKWVTTILAGVIPVLSFVLERRRRNEVVEAFGLEQ; encoded by the coding sequence ATGACCACCCCGACCACTATCCCGGTGACCCCTGAGCGTCAGCGCCGGGTCAGGGGAGCCCTGACCCGCTACTCGGTGCTGGCCTACATCACCGGTCTTTTCCTGCTCTTCCTGTGTGTGGAGATGATTCTCAAATACCTGGTCTTCCCTCCGATGGATATCGAGGCGCCGGGCTGGTTTTCCGTGGTGGCCATCGTCCACGGATGGATCTTCCTGGTCTACTGCGGCACCTGTCTGGACCTGGGGGTCAAGGCACGCTGGGCGCCGGTGAAGTGGGTGACCACCATCCTCGCCGGTGTCATTCCGGTGCTGTCCTTCGTGTTGGAGCGCCGCCGCCGCAACGAGGTCGTCGAGGCGTTCGGCCTCGAACAATAA
- the bcp gene encoding thioredoxin-dependent thiol peroxidase, producing the protein MSTSDNNDTPATTRTILEIGEVAPNFTLTDDRGRQVSLSDYNGRRVIVYFYPKADTPGCTTEACDFRDSLTELNDAGVDVLGISPDSVEKLEKFRENHDLTFPLLSDPEKKALTAYGAFGEKKNYGKVVQGVIRSTFLINENGTIGLAKYNVKATGHVARIAKDVL; encoded by the coding sequence ATGAGCACTTCCGACAACAACGACACGCCAGCGACCACCCGCACCATCCTCGAGATCGGGGAGGTGGCGCCGAACTTCACCCTCACCGACGACCGGGGCCGGCAGGTCAGCCTGTCTGATTACAACGGCCGCCGCGTCATCGTGTACTTCTACCCCAAGGCTGATACGCCGGGCTGCACCACCGAGGCCTGTGACTTCCGCGATTCACTCACCGAACTCAATGACGCCGGCGTGGACGTTCTCGGCATCTCACCGGATTCCGTGGAGAAGCTGGAGAAGTTCCGTGAGAACCATGACCTGACGTTCCCCCTGCTGTCCGACCCGGAGAAGAAGGCGCTTACCGCCTACGGCGCCTTCGGTGAGAAGAAGAACTACGGCAAGGTGGTGCAGGGAGTCATCCGTTCGACGTTCCTGATCAACGAGAACGGGACCATCGGTCTGGCGAAGTACAACGTGAAAGCCACCGGGCACGTGGCGAGGATCGCCAAGGACGTCCTGTAG
- a CDS encoding MBL fold metallo-hydrolase, translating to MDMTILGCSGSLSAPDNPASGYLLRMADGREILMDVGPGVLAQLESLGSPGSVDVIFSHLHPDHCSDFPSLVVWQRFHPTQAAATRHTLLGPSISALHLGRASADHPSQVDDFSDILDVHSWHAPVLQDAPVAFDDISQGTVYPAHHIGATVLYAAPAVHPTESYMIRVEEQDGSSLVYSGDTAATGHLAALAAGADVLLCEATWGERDDGNNPPQMHLSGEEAGQAAAEAGVGRLIITHIPPWGDPEGALRGARRYYDGPVELARRGMTVSIGS from the coding sequence ATGGACATGACCATTCTGGGATGCTCCGGGAGCCTCTCTGCTCCTGACAACCCCGCCTCCGGCTATCTTCTGCGGATGGCCGACGGGCGGGAGATCCTCATGGATGTGGGTCCGGGAGTGCTCGCGCAGCTCGAGTCCCTGGGGTCCCCGGGTAGCGTCGACGTCATCTTCTCCCACCTGCACCCCGACCATTGCTCGGATTTCCCGTCCCTCGTGGTCTGGCAGCGTTTCCACCCCACACAGGCAGCAGCGACCCGCCACACCCTGCTCGGTCCGTCGATCTCCGCCCTGCATCTCGGGCGGGCCTCCGCCGACCACCCGTCCCAGGTCGACGACTTCTCCGACATCCTGGACGTGCACTCCTGGCATGCTCCTGTTCTGCAGGATGCGCCGGTGGCGTTCGACGACATCTCACAGGGAACGGTGTACCCGGCCCACCACATTGGTGCGACGGTCCTGTACGCGGCGCCGGCGGTGCACCCGACCGAGTCCTACATGATCCGGGTGGAGGAGCAGGACGGCTCCTCCCTGGTCTACAGCGGCGACACCGCCGCCACCGGCCACCTTGCAGCACTGGCCGCCGGGGCCGACGTCCTGCTGTGTGAGGCGACCTGGGGCGAACGTGACGACGGCAATAATCCGCCGCAGATGCACCTGTCCGGCGAAGAGGCAGGCCAGGCTGCGGCAGAGGCGGGCGTGGGTCGACTGATCATCACCCACATCCCACCGTGGGGTGACCCGGAGGGGGCACTGCGTGGAGCGCGTCGGTACTACGACGGGCCGGTCGAGCTGGCACGCCGCGGGATGACGGTCAGCATCGGCAGCTAG